The Spinacia oleracea cultivar Varoflay chromosome 2, BTI_SOV_V1, whole genome shotgun sequence DNA segment tgaacgaatcgcataaaaatttaaaatttatatttaaaattaatgacaaattaataaatattattaatttcataattttagggcgaaaaatcgaaaatttattatccaattgatttccgattattatggattcaagtctaggtcataaaaatttaaaatttatcataaatttacaatttttatggtggtttttaatcataggtttctaattaaattataattaattatggaaatcaaattaattctaaattattctaattttcaacaaattaatcataattacaaattagattgcataattaacaaggctaggcattcaaacttgttaaacatatacagtaggtcaatcaaaaattcaagatttatcaacaagaatcgcaaatatttaatttaacatcttaaatttacgaaattttgcattcgaaaaactaaaaccttcgaaaagtcatagttaggcttcgaatttgagaattctgggttcggcagaaaaatactatttttgtcaaaattttagaatgccttttacatgcggaattgacacaaaaatcactcgatttggatgagtaacgaagaaactgccgaaaaactgcgtacgtataattaaataaacgcaatttgcaattaattaacaattacgaaaattaatcaccccttttaattcttgcaaatttgtaatatttaaccatgtttatgcaaattagattatgaaaataataaggggctcgtgataccactgttaggttatgatacatatgagaattcataaatcatgcggaaaaaaccattaagccaggaatacatattatttacacataatcatatagcataatttagatgcatactctttgttgcgtgccttccctagctgcgcccgaaccgaacaagaacaagtctttaggactccaagtgtcgtccctccgtagatagtccacagcacgtccggatccgccttaagattgaccaactagaatcgcccttaaggtactagaattttcggcacttttgagcaagatgtgtgattgaatttttctctcaaaaactcactttgaatactttgaaactcgttataaattgtgaacccaagccacatatttataggggtatggaaagggaattggaatcctattcagatacaaattaattaaaactagaatcctacaagaactctaattaattaatttatcaaatagaattaggaatttaatcattaaccgaactctgcacattttaggaatcgtgcatgaacacaaacacttacgcacacacacacggcagccacgatgggccgcccatgcgcgtgcgtgcgagcagcagcccacgcagcgaggcctacgcgagctacaagcccacgcaagcatctgcgcgcgctgcgcgcgctgtgcgcgctgccacggcctgctgggcctggccttgcgctgggcctggcgtggccttggctgttcgtgtggcgcgctgggcttgctgggcgatggcctggcttcgtgctgggccctcgtccggcaggcctcgtccgatgcttattcgtacgatacgcttccgattaaatttccgattccggaattcatttccgatacgaacaatatttaacatttccgattccggaattaatttccgtttcgaacaaatatttaatatttccgtttccggaattattttccgattccgataatatttccgattctgacaatatttccgtttccggcaatatttccgattctggcaatatttccatttccgataatattttccgatacgtaccatgtttccgtttccggcaacatctacgacttggataatatttatatttccgatacgatccatatttccgtttccggcaatatcatcgtttccggagtattcatttcttgcctgtgacgatctcagctcccactgaaaccaagatccgtcgattccgaatattcatagatggagtatttaatgccattaaatacttgatccgtttacgtactatttgtgtgatcctacgggttcagtcaagagtaagctgtggattaatatcattaattccacttgaactgaagcggcctctagctaggcattcagctcacttgatctcactgaattattaacttgttaattaatactgaaccgcatttattagacttaacatagaatgcatacttggaccaaaggcattatttccttcacaatttCCATCAAGTAATTGTAGAACGCTTCAATCATAAAGGACATTATTGTCCTGTATATAGACAACACCTTCTTCGTAGAAATGACGTTGTCAACATATACAAGAGTTTTACTGTTGAAGTTGACAATTAGAAGAGAAAAGTGCTCCCCATAATGAATAGGCAAGTAAAACTgcaaaaaaatgaagaaaaacataatcagaaaaatcataactaaaagacataaaattttaactaattaatacAATGTCTTAACTATAACCTATAAATTCATAACTATTAAGAATACAAACTTACCATGGAAACAGTTTTAAGATCCCATCGGTGGTCATTGATGTCCTCCACCCAATGTTTCCAACTACTTAAAAGCTCTTCAGAAATTTGTTGTTCAGAGTCCATTGACTTCTCATTCGAAACAAGATCTTTTAGCTTGatctaaaaaataataaaataaatttatttaataaatagAGAAAAAACATAGTGACAAATTTTGGTGTAATGAATAATAACAAAGAAATAATCGTACCGTATACTCAATTCCGAAATAGAAGTTACACCCTTGATAATTCAGCTCAAATTGCTTTCTATTTAATAGAATGGCCCAAGACTCGACAATATTGGATAAGATTTTCCTATCAGGGAGCAAACTTTGCATCTCTTCTCTTGTTATCTTATGAACCAAACCATAAACAAAAAGTTCAGCCCTGTTACACAATCATTAATTTATGTTAGTGTTTAAATAATTGATGTAATTTTTAACTAATAGGTTCTTGTGCTTCACAATTTAGTTAAGTTGCATATTTTTTAAGGCTTAACTAAATGACATGATTAGTTAACTAATACATGATATTCTCTAACTAATTGGTAAAAATTCTAAACTAATGACTATAAAATCCTAATTGATAACTAAAAATTCATAACTAATTTATGTTAACTATTTACTAAAAACTCATTACTAATTGATAcacattcttaactaaaactataAAATGAATAACTAATTCAGAAACACAACTTACTTTTGATCAATAAAATCATCTTCATGAAAACAGAAGTCCATTTTTAAGGCTTAACTAAATGATATGATTTGTTAACTAGTATATGATATTGTCTAACTATTTTGTGAAAATTCTAAACTAATGACTATAAAAtcctaattaattactaaaaaaTTCATAACTAATTTATTTTAACTATTTACTAAAAACTAATTACTAATTGATacaaattcttaactaaaactatgAAATGAATAAGTAAATACAGAAACACAACTTACTTTGGATCAACACACTCATCTTCAAGAAAACAGAAGTCCAGAACCTCTTTTTCAAGCTTTGCCTCTTGGGAGAGAGTCTTAGGGTACCTAAGCATGAATGCAGATACACAGAAAACTTCTTCATCAGGTGAACCAAGTGCTATGTTGCAACAAAGATTATCATTTTCTGGTTGACGACCACCAGATGTATCACTCGTTGAAGGAACAGAACCAGAAGCAGCATCATTCTTTTTATCTGCACCGCTACCATCACCAACAGAACCAAAAGCAGGAGCGTTCTTTTCACCTGCACCACTACCAACACCGGCAGCACCAGAAGCAGCACCATTCTTTTCAGCCTCATCATTACCAGCACCGACAGAACCAGAAGCAACACCAACACCATTCTTTTCACCTGCATCATTACCAGCACCGGCAAGACCAGAAGCAACACCATTCTTTTCAGATGCATCATTACCAGCACCGGCAGCACAACTGTTATTTTTCTTCAGATCTTCAGCATATGCAACAATGGAGTCTATAATCTCCAAAAATACCGGATCTCCATAACCAGGACTATCTGACAATTGTTGTCTTCCCTTCTTTAACGTACTGATATGCTGCTGATGAAAATTGGAAACAATGTATAAATCCCGGCAATACTTTTTCAATGCTACTTCCAACTCCTtcacaaaaaatgaaaaaaattagcTAAAACTAATAATAGTATCAAACAATGTAtaactatttaatttaataacttaactaatACAAGACACCATGTAACTAATTTCTTGAATTACTTAACTAATATGTGTgactaaaaaataataaaattgttAACTAATTGCCTTAGtagattaactaattggtatcaGTTCATCACTAATAAGTAGGATTCCTTAACTaaaccaaataaaaataaaattgaaaaaaataaactgACTTACATCATCGCAGCTCTTTTCAATATCATCATTTGTCTGAAAACCTTCAGGAATAGCAAACTCAATCATCTTACTTCCCGATGCAGAATGAGGTATCCCCGACAAATCACCAAGAGACTTTGACAAAGGATAGCTCGTTAAATCAACAGCAGCTAGCCCAAAACCCATTTTCACCTCAGCAGCTACACGTTCAGATACTTCATCAGGAGACCAATGTTGCACAAGCGGAATCTCCTTGGGCGGACTTACACCACGGAATAAAGCTCTTTGAAGATATATAATCTCCAAAAATTGTAAACAACCGCCAACTCTAGTATTAGTAATTTTTTCGTTCCACCTACATACAGCCAACCCCAAATGGTCAAGCACGTACTTGCACCAATTTTGTTTCGCAATTTTTGAAACATCCTCTACTGCCTTAAGAAGCTTAATGTCTACCAAACGGTTAGACGTGGGAGCCAAGAAAACACCTGTCAAACCAATCAGTTCATCACAAAAACAAATCAGTGAAGCAATtgaataaattagttaagcatgcaGTTCAATTAGTCACACTGAGACAGTAAGTAGTTGAACAATCAGTTCACTTAATTAAAAACAAGAATTAGTGAAGCATTTCAAGCATTTagttaaaaaaatcaaataattagttaaATTTTCATTACAATTAGTTAAGATGTGAAATAAAAATACTGAAAATTTTTCGAAACAATAAATCACTGAGAATATAAGTAGTTAAGTATTAAAAGAAACTAGTTAAAGAATAGAAGGAATTAGTGAAGCattttaaccaattagttaaggtagaataaataattaattacaaaaatggATTACCTAAAGCGTAAATCACAAACGCACgcttgaattcatttccgtaCTCGTTAGTATTTGCAAGATAAATCTCCACCTCAGACAAAGCAGCAGATTGCACATTGTCTTTTTTGTTATATTTTCTAAACCACCTCTGGATCATTTCAAACGTTCCATCTCCCTCAACCCTCTTCCTGGGTGTTTCTTCAACATCAACACCTTTCACCAAGGGCAGCCTAAACACGTCATACACATCATAATCATATAGCTGCACACCATATTTCCGGCCTTCCCCAAACTGCAGCATATGACCAACACTGTTAAATTTCTCAAGAATCCAGCAACTAAGCTTCTTGTTAATATCAGGAAGACGAATAGACAGCAGGCcaccaaatccaatttcagTTATGGCCTTGACTTGTTTGTCTTTCTCCTTGATGATAGATAGCATATTAATGAGAGCTTCTGGTCTACAGATGGGTGTAAAATCCCtagaaaagaacaaaagaacttAAAACAAAGAACCAATAATGTAATAATTGGAACATAAGAGATATGACTAAATTAATAGGAAAACTACACTATTAGTTTCAGTCCATAACTAAATACATTGGatgtttaactaattacttGTACAATGACACTAATTGATGtcaaatcttaactaattggtttcacaaCTTAAAAAATTCAAATGAAAGTTTAGCTAGTTGAATTTACTGTTGAACTAATAGGTTTCAATCAAtgactaattaaactaaatgtaTAACTAATAGGTCTCagtgaatgaataaaaagaggATAAAATTTATACCTATCCAACTCAATTGTTTTACCATCAGGCTCTACATACTCCAACTTCactttttgtgttttctttgtcCCTTTTCTGGACGGAACAGCCTCATACCCTACATCAGCAGCAACTTCTTGTGTCTGTTTCACTAAATCAGGATCTGCATTCTTAATATGAGGATCATCCTCAGATGTCTTCGCTGCATTTTTTGTTCTAGCCATTTTGATACCTGAAAAAAATACACAACGTAAGTcaacaaatcaaaattcaaaaaacaaaTCACTGAAAAACTAGAAAGTTTGTAACTATTTAGTGTGTATAGATAACTAATGTATGTAAATGTGTAACTAATATGgtaaaatatgaaactaattcgTCTGTATagataactaattggttataaCTAATTTATGAAAACACATAACTATTTGAGTTGAATAGTTAACTAATAGGTTAAAATATGTAACTAACATGTTAAAATACATAACTGAAACATACATGTTGTTAAGATATTCTTAATTGtgattattaataaaaaaaaaactaaaactactGATATCTTAACTAAACAACCAAAATTCTAAACTAAaacaacaaaaattcaaaagcaTAGCAAAAAATAAATGGGAAAAAGCATTTTCAAGCAGTTCCAAAAGAAAAACACATAAAAATAATGAATCTGACAACCTGAATTTCAAATAAAAAGTACGAAAAATGAAGTTCTAACAATAATAGCACAAAAAAGAGAACAATCGCGCAGTTGTAGAAGAAGAATCGCAAAACGTAAGCACAAATCTCAGAAAATCACAACAAATACATGAAAATCTTAAAAAATCGACGAAAACCCTAACATAAACGGAAAATCAAGAAGAATCATATAATCGATGAAAAtagaaaaatgaagaacaaaaaatGCACAAAAACGCAACGACATTAAAGTAAAACCTAAAAATCACAGTAAAACCCTAAAATGAACACAAACCCTAACAATATACATGCATACCAAAATGTAGAttaaaagcaaaataaaacGAGTATACAGACTAAATTAAACtagaaaaagagaagaaaatccaaaaacaacaaaaattgaAAGTTAAATTAAAGGAAACACTTACAAAATCGAAGAGACAAAGAACAATAACGGAGCTTGAGCCAATTTCGGAAGAATAAATAGCAGAATTGAACCAAAAACGACCAGAAGTGAAGCGTGATTTGGAAGAAAAACGATCGGCGCGAAAAGATGAAGAAGAAccgtcactttctctctcttaaatgAGAACAGTGTGATTTGAAAATGAAACGAAAATGAAAATGAGGAAATAGATCAGGAAACCAATGTTTTTATAGGATCCGAATATTTTCGACCCGCGAGAATTTGGGCTGTATTTGACCCGCGAACAGAACCCAGTATAAGGTGGTCtcacaggaaagaccgccttgtacaaaagtttgtattttttttttttaaagaaaatacaaatataaccaaataacttaaaacaaatAGACCACACTTAGGCACTTAGCAAGGTCCCCATTTTGTTTTTAAAACTTCAAATGAATTTTGGTTCTCCTCATACAGTCATACTCATCTCACTCTTGATCTCGTTCTTCCTCCTCCCTCCTCCCTCCTCCCTCCACTTTTATATTCTCCAAACTTGGTCGACGAAGGAGTTCTGATTGCCTCTTCCTCCTGCTCTTAAAACCCTAACTGCTCCCCTCCAACAAAACCACCGTCTTGTAGTTGTATCACCACCTCTGGCCGGCGGCGCCTTTGCTAACCACTTCTCCTTCTCTGCCGCTGCTATTGTTGGTGTTCACGACAGTGTATgacctcttttcctcttctaTATACTCCACTCATCTATTTTTTATCggttttttttgaaatttctgTTGATATTATTTGTATTTTTATCGTTCCAGTAAATGTTTAGTCTAATGTGGGAATGATGAATTATACCTGATGAAATGCTTCAATTGATGAAATCTTGTTGTAAAATGTACCCTGTTGGATTTGCGTTGGCTTTGTTTTGGTGTTGCTTTATGTCTAATTAGTCTATACCAGTTCAGCATTGTAATTGATGAATCATATTATCCTTTTTCTACAATTTGTTTTGGGGTTAATTTGATTTTCTCAAGGAAAGtagaaaagaagagagaaataCTTACAGGCGTAATGAAGTTtgattgaataagaatttcggcatttgtttttgtttaacttgaattttggagCTTGAGGAAATAAGATAGTGCATTAGGTTAGATTCGTACATATTTGGTGATTGACAAGACCCCTATACCATTGAACCACTTCAACCATTCAGCTTAATTTCACAGGCTTTTGTTTATAACCCTTTTATTTAGGATGGAAGACTACGAAAATGGAGCCCCTCCTACTCTGGCTCAGGGACGAGTCTGTTGTAGATCTGCCACTGGTTTTGTATTCGGTTTTTATTAAGACTACTGAATTTTTCCATTTAGTTTCGATTTGTGGCGTTGGTTTACTTTGTGTTTGTGTATAGGATTGTTTAACAAAGTCCTTTATACAGCCTATgtagtttatttttttgttgagCTTCCTTTAGCCGTTAATCTTGTTGGTTCGAATattagtttgatttttttttttggcgctATGTTTTCCCTTCTGAGCGTAGTAAGCTATTTTCATGCTAAGAATTGTGGCATATGGATAGGTGCTAAATTTTACTTCCTTTCATGCTATTGTTTTGGGAAATCGTTCTTTATTCTATAATCATGTGGATTTGAATTATTTCTGTAAAAGAAGTCATTTAAttgtgtactccctccgtctctatTTATTCTTTACTTTCCATTTCTAGTGTCCCATTTTAAACTTTACATTTAGAATCTTTCTTTTATATTTTATCATAAACGTCCTAAATATTCTGTCTAAAATCGTGCAAGtgattgttttaattaattaaaatcattgggACACCAAACCTTTCACACTCTCCCATGGAGACATTATCTCTCACACTTTCCCAGTGTAATATTTTGGATAAAacaataaacgtaatttgcattgtttaaCTAAAAAAAAGAGGAATCTTTATCAACATTAATGTACGGAGGTGTACGAATCGTGTGCATGATGCAAAACGTAAAGAATCGTACCTTTGGTGATTGCGAGTTGTTTTGATTAAGCTTTGCTTCCAATGCAAGTTATTTACAGAATTTGGAGTTTGTATGAAGCAATGTACAATGGTTACTGGTTTTCTGCTTTAGCTGTAGTAACTAGTGTTAGATATTATGGCAAAATAGATAATTATGTTTTTGGCACTTCTTAATTAACAGCCCTGCTTACAGTAAGGAAACGGCAGCAGCAGCATGATACCAGCAGATCCTTCCGGAAGACTCTCTCTCCTACGCCGAATCCAAGAGGGAGACCTAGTTATTGTCTATGAACGTCATGACCACATGAAAGCTGTCAAGGTAATTAATGGCTCAGTCCTGCAAAATCGGTTTGGAGTGTTTAAACATTCTGATTGGATTGGTAAGAAATTTGGGTCCAAAGTCTTCAGCCACAAAAAGGGTTTCGTTTACTTGCTGGCACCAACTCCAGAGTTGTGGACATTGGTTCTAAGCCACAGGACCCAGATTTTGTACATAGCTGATATAAGCTTTTTAGTTATGTACTTGGAGATAGTTCCGGGCTGTGTGGTGCTGGAGTCTGGTACAGGTAGTGGCTCTCTCACGACTTCACTTGCTAGGGCCGTGGCGCCGATGGGTCATGTCCATACATTTGATTTCCATGAGCAAAGGGCTGC contains these protein-coding regions:
- the LOC110789932 gene encoding uncharacterized protein, translated to MARTKNAAKTSEDDPHIKNADPDLVKQTQEVAADVGYEAVPSRKGTKKTQKVKLEYVEPDGKTIELDRDFTPICRPEALINMLSIIKEKDKQVKAITEIGFGGLLSIRLPDINKKLSCWILEKFNSVGHMLQFGEGRKYGVQLYDYDVYDVFRLPLVKGVDVEETPRKRVEGDGTFEMIQRWFRKYNKKDNVQSAALSEVEIYLANTNEYGNEFKRAFVIYALGVFLAPTSNRLVDIKLLKAVEDVSKIAKQNWCKYVLDHLGLAVCRWNEKITNTRVGGCLQFLEIIYLQRALFRGVSPPKEIPLVQHWSPDEVSERVAAEVKMGFGLAAVDLTSYPLSKSLGDLSGIPHSASGSKMIEFAIPEGFQTNDDIEKSCDDELEVALKKYCRDLYIVSNFHQQHISTLKKGRQQLSDSPGYGDPVFLEIIDSIVAYAEDLKKNNSCAAGAGNDASEKNGVASGLAGAGNDAGEKNGVGVASGSVGAGNDEAEKNGAASGAAGVGSGAGEKNAPAFGSVGDGSGADKKNDAASGSVPSTSDTSGGRQPENDNLCCNIALGSPDEEVFCVSAFMLRYPKTLSQEAKLEKEVLDFCFLEDECVDPKAELFVYGLVHKITREEMQSLLPDRKILSNIVESWAILLNRKQFELNYQGCNFYFGIEYTIKLKDLVSNEKSMDSEQQISEELLSSWKHWVEDINDHRWDLKTVSMFYLPIHYGEHFSLLIVNFNSKTLVYVDNVISTKKVLSIYRTIMSFMIEAFYNYLMEIGIMPQAISQCNPYTESTLQQPATTIKQQEASPINLIASS